In the genome of Dickeya fangzhongdai, one region contains:
- a CDS encoding GlpM family protein yields MALLIKAALGAIVVVLIGLLAKTRNYYIAGLVPLFPTFALIAHYIVGAERGMEALRATILFGIWAVIPYLVYLISLYYFTGVMRLPPALALAVACWSLSAAVLVKVWSSYYAG; encoded by the coding sequence ATGGCATTACTGATAAAAGCGGCGCTGGGCGCTATCGTAGTCGTACTGATCGGCCTGCTGGCCAAAACCCGTAATTATTATATTGCCGGGCTGGTGCCGCTGTTCCCAACGTTTGCGCTGATAGCGCATTACATCGTGGGGGCGGAGCGCGGCATGGAAGCGCTGCGCGCCACTATTCTGTTTGGCATCTGGGCGGTGATCCCTTATCTGGTGTACCTGATTTCGCTCTATTACTTTACCGGCGTGATGCGTCTGCCGCCGGCGCTGGCGTTGGCGGTAGCGTGCTGGAGCCTGTCGGCGGCGGTACTGGTGAAAGTCTGGAGCAGTTATTACGCCGGATAG
- the pemB gene encoding pectinesterase PemB — MSLTHYSGLAAAVSMSLILAACASQTPNPARFQPVFPGTASRPVLSAQEAGRFTPQHYFAHGGEYARPVADGWTPTPIDTSRITAAYVVGPRAGVAGATHTSIQQAVNAALRQHPGKERVYIKLLPGTYTGTVYIPEGAPPLTLFGAGNQPDQVVVSLALDSMMSPADYRARVNPHNQYQPTDPAWYMYDACASKAGATINTTCSAVMWSQSDGFQLKNLTVVNALLDTVDNGTHQAVALRTDGDRVQLENVRLLSRQDTFFVNTSDRKNSYVTDHYSRAYIKDSYIEGDVDYVFGRATAVFDGVRFHTVSSRGSKEAYVFAPDSIPSVKYGFLVINSQLTGDSGYRGALKAKLGRAWDQGAKQTGYLPGKTANGQLVIRDSTIDSSYDLANPWGAAATTDRPFKGNISPQRDLDDIHFNRLWEYNTQVLLHE; from the coding sequence GTGAGTCTGACACACTATTCCGGGCTGGCTGCCGCGGTGTCCATGTCACTGATCCTGGCCGCCTGCGCCAGCCAGACGCCGAATCCGGCGCGTTTCCAGCCGGTGTTTCCCGGTACCGCCAGCCGTCCGGTGCTGTCGGCGCAGGAAGCCGGGCGTTTTACCCCGCAACACTATTTCGCCCACGGCGGCGAATACGCCAGACCGGTGGCGGATGGCTGGACGCCAACGCCGATTGACACCTCTCGCATCACTGCCGCCTATGTGGTCGGCCCCCGCGCCGGCGTGGCGGGCGCCACCCATACCAGCATCCAGCAAGCGGTGAACGCGGCGCTACGCCAGCATCCGGGTAAAGAACGTGTGTACATCAAACTGCTGCCGGGCACCTACACCGGCACGGTATACATCCCGGAAGGCGCGCCGCCGTTAACGCTGTTCGGCGCCGGCAATCAACCGGATCAGGTCGTGGTTTCGCTGGCGCTGGATTCAATGATGTCGCCGGCCGATTATCGCGCCCGCGTCAATCCGCACAACCAGTATCAGCCGACGGACCCGGCCTGGTATATGTACGACGCCTGCGCCTCGAAGGCGGGCGCGACCATCAACACCACCTGCTCGGCGGTAATGTGGTCGCAGAGCGACGGTTTTCAGTTGAAAAACCTGACGGTGGTCAACGCGCTGCTGGACACGGTTGACAACGGCACCCATCAGGCCGTCGCGCTGCGTACCGACGGCGATCGGGTGCAGTTGGAAAATGTCCGCCTGCTCAGCCGTCAGGACACCTTTTTCGTCAATACCAGCGACCGCAAAAACAGCTACGTCACCGACCATTACAGCCGCGCCTACATCAAGGACAGCTACATCGAAGGGGATGTCGATTACGTGTTCGGCCGCGCCACCGCCGTGTTTGACGGAGTGCGTTTCCATACCGTGTCCAGCCGCGGTTCGAAAGAAGCCTATGTGTTCGCGCCGGACAGTATCCCGTCGGTGAAATACGGCTTTTTAGTGATCAACAGCCAGTTGACCGGGGATAGCGGCTATCGCGGCGCGTTGAAAGCCAAACTGGGCCGCGCCTGGGATCAGGGGGCGAAACAAACCGGTTACCTGCCGGGCAAAACCGCCAACGGCCAGTTGGTGATCCGCGACAGCACCATTGATAGCAGCTACGACCTCGCCAACCCGTGGGGCGCAGCGGCCACCACCGACCGGCCGTTCAAGGGCAATATCAGCCCGCAGCGGGATCTGGACGACATCCATTTCAACCGGCTGTGGGAATACAACACCCAGGTGCTGCTGCACGAGTAA